A DNA window from Hordeum vulgare subsp. vulgare chromosome 1H, MorexV3_pseudomolecules_assembly, whole genome shotgun sequence contains the following coding sequences:
- the LOC123417298 gene encoding B1-hordein-like: protein MKTFLIFALLAIAATSTIAQQQPFPQQPIPQQPQPYPQQPQPYPQQPFQPQQPFPQQTIPQQPQQPQPYPQQPFPPQQAFPQQPPFWPQQPFPQQPPFGLQQPILSQQQPCTPQQTPLPQGQLYQTLLQLQIPYVQPSILQQLNPCKVFLQQQCSPVRMPQLIARSQMLQQSSCHVLQQQCCQQLPQIPEQFRHEAIRAIVYSIFLQEQPQQSVQGVSQPQQQLQQEQVGQCYFQQPQPQQLGQPQQVPQSVFLQPHQIAQLEATTSIALRTLPTMCNVNVPLYDIMPFGVGTRVGV from the coding sequence ATGAAGACCTTCCTCATCTTTGCACTCCTCGCCATTGCGGCAACAAGTACGATTGCACAGCAACAACCATTTCCACAACAACCCATCCCACAACAGCCACAACCAtacccacaacaaccacaaccatatCCACAACAACCCTTCCAACCGCAACAACCATTTCCACAACAAACCatcccacaacaaccacaacaaccacaaccatatCCACAACAACCCTTCCCACCGCAACAAGCATTTCCACAACAACCACCATTTTGGCCACAACAACCATTTCCACAGCAACCACCATTTGGGCTACAACAACCAATTCTATCGCAACAACAACCATGTACACCACAACAAACACCACTCCCACAAGGACAACTGTACCAAACGCTTCTGCAACTACAAATACCCTATGTTCAACCATCTATTTTGCAACAGCTAAACCCatgcaaggtattcctccagcagCAGTGCAGCCCCGTGCGAATGCCACAACTTATTGCTAGGTCGCAAATGTTGCAGCAGAGCAGTTGCCATGTGTTGCAGCAACAATGTTGCCAGCAACTGCCGCAAATCCCCGAACAATTCCGCCATGAGGCAATCCGTGCAATCGTCTACTCTATCTTTCTGCAAGAACAACCCCAACAGTCGGTCCAAGGTGTCTCCCAACCCCAACAACAGTTGCAGCAGGAGCAAGTCGGACAATGTTATTTCCAACAACCTCAACCACAACAACTTggtcaaccacaacaggtaccacAGAGTGTTTTCTTGCAGCCACACCAGATAGCTCAGCTTGAGGCGACGACTTCCATTGCGCTGCGTACCCTACCAACGATGTGCAATGTTAATGTGCCATTGTATGACATCATGCCATTCGGCGTTGGCACTAGAGTTGGTGTCTAA